In one Pseudomonas sp. 31-12 genomic region, the following are encoded:
- a CDS encoding GlxA family transcriptional regulator gives MTTFNSGAQPQNRAPQSIGFLLLDNFTLISLASAVEPLRMANQLSGRELYRWTTLTVDGGQVWASDGLQITPDCSMHKAPPLDTIIVCGGIGIQRTVTREHVSWLQSQARQSRRLGAVCTGSWALACAGLLDGFDCSVHWECLASMQEAFPRVAMSTRLFTLDRNRFTSSGGTAPLDMMLHLISRDHGRELSAAISEMFVYERIRNEQDHQRVPLKHMLGTNQPKLQEIVALMEANLEEPIDLDELAVYVAVSRRQLERLFQKYLHCSPSRYYLKLRLIRARQLLKQTPMSIIEVASVCGFVSTPHFSKCYREYFGIPPRDERVGSNTTQQVAMMPLPQALVLSPLSGPLSALSQARNESTFASVRL, from the coding sequence ATGACGACGTTCAACTCCGGGGCTCAACCCCAGAACCGTGCGCCTCAATCCATCGGCTTTTTGCTGCTGGACAATTTCACGCTTATTTCTCTGGCCTCCGCAGTGGAACCCCTGCGCATGGCCAACCAATTGTCCGGTCGCGAGCTGTATCGCTGGACCACACTCACCGTCGACGGCGGTCAGGTCTGGGCCAGTGACGGTCTGCAGATCACCCCCGATTGCTCCATGCACAAAGCCCCGCCTCTGGACACCATCATTGTCTGCGGCGGCATCGGCATTCAGCGCACCGTTACCCGTGAACACGTCTCGTGGCTGCAAAGCCAGGCGCGTCAGTCCCGTCGTCTCGGCGCGGTCTGCACTGGCAGTTGGGCCCTGGCCTGCGCCGGCCTGCTGGACGGTTTTGATTGCAGCGTGCACTGGGAATGCCTGGCTTCGATGCAGGAAGCGTTTCCGCGCGTGGCCATGAGCACACGCCTGTTCACCCTCGACCGTAACCGTTTCACCAGCTCTGGCGGCACGGCGCCGCTGGACATGATGCTGCACCTGATCAGTCGCGATCACGGCCGTGAACTGTCCGCCGCGATTTCGGAGATGTTCGTCTACGAGCGCATCCGCAACGAGCAGGATCACCAGCGTGTGCCGCTCAAGCACATGCTCGGCACCAACCAGCCGAAGTTGCAGGAAATCGTTGCGCTGATGGAAGCCAACCTGGAAGAGCCGATCGACCTCGACGAACTGGCGGTGTATGTCGCTGTTTCCCGTCGTCAGCTGGAGCGCCTGTTCCAAAAATACCTGCACTGCTCGCCGTCGCGTTATTACCTGAAACTGCGCCTGATCCGTGCCCGGCAGTTGCTCAAGCAAACGCCGATGTCGATCATCGAAGTGGCGTCGGTGTGCGGCTTCGTGTCCACGCCGCACTTCTCCAAGTGCTACCGCGAATACTTCGGCATTCCGCCGCGTGACGAGCGCGTAGGCTCCAACACCACACAACAGGTGGCGATGATGCCGCTGCCGCAGGCGTTGGTGCTGTCGCCGCTGTCCGGGCCGTTGTCGGCGCTGAGTCAGGCGCGCAATGAGTCGACGTTTGCCAGCGTAAGGCTCTAA
- a CDS encoding L-serine ammonia-lyase — protein MAISVFDLFKIGIGPSSSHTVGPMRAAALFVQGLREQGLLEQVRRVEVQLYGSLSATGIGHGSDNAVIMGLMGEWPDAIDPSQIGIRIATLRETHTLLLDGRLSVPFIWARDMRLIDENLPFHPNAMTLVAEGDHGELHRDTYYSIGGGFVVDEAQASSGVVDLDRTVLPYDFSSAVELLSLCKQHNLRVAELMMANEKVWRSEDEIRSGLMKLWRAMQDCVDQGLKHEGILPGGLNVRRRAAKLHRSLQELGKPNVIGSTLSAMEWVNLFALAVNEENAAGGRMVTAPTNGAAGIIPAVLHYFMKFSEAVTDANVVDYFLSAAAVGILCKKNASISGAEVGCQGEVGSACAMAAAGLAEILGATPEQLCNAAEIGLEHNLGLTCDPVGGLVQVPCIERNAIAAVKAINAAQMALRGDGQHFISLDRVIRTMRDTGADMHDKYKETSRGGLAVSAVEC, from the coding sequence ATGGCTATCAGTGTTTTCGACCTGTTCAAAATCGGCATCGGCCCTTCCAGTTCGCACACCGTTGGACCCATGCGGGCCGCCGCGCTGTTCGTGCAAGGTTTGCGTGAGCAGGGTCTTTTGGAACAAGTGCGGCGCGTCGAAGTTCAGCTTTATGGGTCACTGTCGGCCACCGGCATTGGTCACGGCAGCGACAACGCGGTGATCATGGGCCTGATGGGCGAGTGGCCGGACGCGATTGATCCGTCGCAAATCGGCATCCGTATCGCCACCCTGCGCGAGACCCACACACTGTTGCTCGATGGTCGCCTGTCGGTGCCGTTTATCTGGGCCCGGGACATGCGCCTGATCGACGAAAACCTGCCTTTCCACCCCAACGCCATGACCCTGGTTGCCGAAGGCGATCACGGTGAACTGCATCGCGACACCTACTATTCCATCGGCGGCGGTTTTGTCGTGGACGAAGCGCAGGCTTCCAGCGGTGTGGTCGATCTGGATCGCACCGTATTGCCGTACGACTTCTCCAGCGCTGTCGAACTGCTCAGCCTCTGTAAGCAGCACAACCTGCGCGTCGCCGAATTGATGATGGCCAACGAGAAAGTCTGGCGCAGCGAGGATGAAATCCGCAGTGGCCTGATGAAGCTCTGGCGCGCCATGCAGGATTGCGTCGATCAAGGCCTGAAACACGAAGGCATCTTGCCCGGCGGGCTGAATGTGCGCCGTCGCGCGGCCAAGTTGCATCGCAGCCTGCAAGAGCTGGGTAAACCCAACGTCATCGGCTCGACCTTGAGCGCCATGGAATGGGTCAACCTGTTCGCTCTGGCGGTCAACGAAGAGAACGCTGCGGGCGGGCGCATGGTGACGGCGCCGACCAATGGCGCGGCGGGGATCATCCCGGCGGTGTTGCACTACTTCATGAAATTCAGTGAAGCGGTGACGGACGCCAACGTGGTCGACTATTTCCTCAGTGCTGCAGCGGTGGGGATTCTGTGCAAGAAGAATGCTTCGATTTCCGGTGCGGAAGTCGGTTGTCAGGGCGAGGTTGGTTCGGCCTGCGCAATGGCGGCGGCTGGCTTGGCGGAGATCCTTGGCGCCACGCCGGAGCAACTGTGCAACGCGGCGGAAATCGGTCTGGAACACAACCTGGGCCTGACCTGCGATCCGGTGGGCGGGCTGGTTCAAGTGCCGTGCATCGAGCGCAATGCGATTGCCGCGGTGAAAGCCATCAACGCGGCGCAGATGGCGTTGCGCGGGGATGGTCAGCACTTTATCTCGCTGGATCGGGTGATCCGCACCATGCGCGATACCGGCGCTGACATGCATGACAAATATAAAGAGACATCGCGGGGTGGTTTGGCGGTAAGCGCGGTCGAGTGCTGA
- a CDS encoding choline ABC transporter substrate-binding protein yields MKGSPSLLLAAMLSLPLLAQAAEPAQCSTVNFSDVGWTDITVTTATTSVVLDALGYKTKTTMISVPVTYKSLADGKNMDVFLGNWMPTMENDIKAYRDAGTVETLRANLENAKYTLAVPEELYNKGLKDFADIAKFKKELDGKIYGIEPGNDGNRLIQSMIDKNAFGLKDAGFKVVESSEAGMLSQVDRAQRRNTAVVFLGWEPHPMNTRFKMKYLTGGDDFFGPNFGQATIFTNTRKGYAQECSNVGQLLKNLVFTLDMESTLMGNVLDDKMKPDAAAKAWLKKNPQVLDTWLAGVTTIDGKPGLEAVKAKLAQP; encoded by the coding sequence ATGAAAGGTTCCCCGTCGTTGTTGTTGGCCGCCATGCTGAGTCTGCCATTACTGGCTCAAGCTGCAGAACCCGCTCAATGCAGCACCGTAAACTTCTCCGATGTCGGCTGGACTGACATTACTGTCACCACCGCCACCACCAGCGTCGTTCTCGATGCCCTGGGCTACAAAACCAAAACCACGATGATTTCCGTCCCGGTGACCTACAAGTCCCTGGCTGACGGCAAGAACATGGATGTGTTCCTGGGTAACTGGATGCCGACCATGGAAAACGACATCAAGGCCTACCGCGATGCCGGCACCGTGGAGACCCTGCGCGCCAACCTCGAAAACGCAAAATACACACTCGCCGTGCCCGAAGAGTTGTATAACAAGGGTCTGAAAGATTTCGCCGACATCGCCAAGTTCAAGAAAGAACTCGACGGCAAAATCTACGGCATCGAACCAGGCAACGACGGCAACCGCCTGATCCAGAGCATGATCGACAAGAACGCCTTCGGCCTGAAAGACGCCGGCTTCAAGGTGGTCGAGTCCAGCGAGGCAGGCATGCTCTCGCAAGTCGATCGCGCCCAGCGCCGCAACACCGCCGTGGTGTTCCTGGGCTGGGAACCGCACCCGATGAACACTCGTTTCAAGATGAAGTACCTGACAGGCGGCGACGACTTTTTCGGCCCGAACTTCGGTCAGGCGACCATCTTCACCAACACCCGCAAGGGCTACGCGCAGGAATGCAGCAACGTCGGACAGTTGCTGAAAAACCTGGTGTTCACCCTCGACATGGAAAGCACGCTGATGGGCAACGTCCTGGACGACAAAATGAAGCCTGACGCGGCCGCCAAGGCCTGGCTGAAAAAGAATCCACAGGTGCTCGATACCTGGCTCGCTGGCGTGACCACCATTGACGGTAAACCAGGCCTGGAGGCCGTGAAAGCCAAGCTCGCGCAGCCTTGA